Proteins found in one Macaca nemestrina isolate mMacNem1 chromosome 4, mMacNem.hap1, whole genome shotgun sequence genomic segment:
- the LOC105497463 gene encoding LOW QUALITY PROTEIN: zinc finger protein 655 (The sequence of the model RefSeq protein was modified relative to this genomic sequence to represent the inferred CDS: inserted 1 base in 1 codon), translating into MSFNQNSASGKHEHINLTQDFQGSKCKESLTDLSLLNKWDRIPNTEKSYKCDVCEKVFHQSSALTTHQRIPTREKLHKCKECEKSFSQSSSLSQHKRIHTREKPYKCEAPDKSCEASDKSCSPSSGIIQHKKIHTRAKAYKCSSCERVFSHSVRLTQHQKIHKELPCKCTVCGSDFCHTSYLLEHQRVHHEEKSYKYDEYGLAYIKQGIHFREKPYTYNECGRNFRLNSHLIQHQRIHTGMKLHECYEYGKAFSQTSCFIHHQIMHRKEKSYECNEYEGSFSHSSELILQQEVLTRQKVFDCDVXEKNSSQRAHFVQCQSIHTKEDS; encoded by the exons ATGAGCTTCAACCAGAATTCAGCCTCTGGTAAACATGAACACATAAATCTAACACAGGATTTTCAGGGTAGTAAATGTAAGGAAAGCTTAACGGATCTCTCCCTCCTTAATAAATGGGACAGGATCCCTAACACTGAGAAATCCTATAAATGTGATGTATGTGAGAAAGTTTTCCATCAGAGCTCAGCCCTTACTACACATCAGAGAATCCCTACTAGAGAGAAGCTccacaaatgtaaagaatgtgaaAAGTCTTTCAGTCAGAGCTCAAGTCTTAGTCAACATAAAAGAATACACACTAGAgaaaaaccttacaaatgtgaagcACCTGATAAATCCTGTGAAGCGTCTGACAAATCCTGTAGTCCAAGCTCAGGCATAATTCAACACAAGAAAATTCACACCAGAGCCAAAGCTTACAAATGTAGCAGTTGTGAAAGAGTCTTCAGTCATAGTGTCCGCCTTACTCAACATCAGAAAATTCACAAAGAGCTGCCCTGTAAGTGTACTGTATGTGGCAGTGACTTCTGCCATACTTCATACCTGCTTGAACATCAGAGGGTCCACCATGAAGAGAAATCCTATAAGTATGATGAATATGGGTTGGCCTATATTAAACAAGgaattcatttcagagaaaagCCCTACACATATAATGAATGTGGAAGAAACTTCAGATTGAATTCACATCTTATTCAGCATCAAAGAATTCACACAGGAATGAAACTGCATGAATGTTATGAATATGGAAAAGCTTTCAGTCAAACCTCATGCTTTATTCACCATCAAATAATGCATAGGAAAGAGAAATCATATGAATGTAATGAGTATGAGGGCAGTTTCAGTCATAGCTCAGAACTTATCCTGCAACAAGAAGTCCTCACCAGACAGAAAGTCTTTGATTGTGATG TAGAAAAGAACTCCAGTCAGAGAGCACACTTCGTTCAATGTCAGAGCATTCATACCAAAGAGGACTCATGA
- the LOC139362802 gene encoding zinc finger protein 669-like has translation MNLKTSNQSKNHMLQRLCESKEGSQYGQVVSQIPNLDLNENISTGLKQCECSICGKVFVRHSLLNRHVLAHSGYKPYGEKQYKCEQCGKLSVSVPGARRHKIMHSGNPAYKCTICGKAFYFLNSVERHQRTHTGEKLHKCKQCGKVFTVSGSCLIHERTHTGEKPYECKECGKAFRFSCSFKTHERIHAGERPYKCTTCDKAFSCSTSLHYHGSIHTGERPYECKQCGKAFSRLSSLCNHRSTHTGEKPYECKQCDQAFSRLSSLHFHERIHTGEKPYECKR, from the exons atgaacttaaaaacaagcaatcaaagcaa aaatcatatgttacagagactgtgtgaaagcaaagaaggtagtCAGTATGGACAAGTTGTCAGCCAAATTCCAAatcttgatctgaatgagaacatttctactGGATTAAAGCAATGTGAATGCagtatttgtggaaaagtctttgtacGTCATTCCCTTCTTAACAGGCACGTCCTAgctcactcaggatacaaaccatatggagagaagcaatataaatgtgaacagtGTGGGAAACTCTCCGTTTCTGTTCCAGGTGCTAGAAGACACAAgataatgcacagtggaaatccagCTTATAAATGTACAATATGTGggaaagctttttattttctcaattcagttgaaagacatcagagaactcacacaggagaaaaactccataaatgtaaacaatgtggtaaagTGTTCACTGTTTCCGGTTCTTGTCTAATACATGaacgaactcacactggagagaaaccctacgaatgtaaggaatgtgggaaagcattcagattttcttgttcttttaagaCGCATGAAAGGATTCACGCTGGAGAAAGACCCTATAAATGTACCACATGTGATAAAGCCTTCAGCTGTTCCACTTCCCTTCATTACCATGGaagcattcatactggagagagaccctatgaatgtaaacaatgtggcaaagcctttagtcgtttgagttccctttgtaaccatagaagtactcatactggagagaaaccctatgaatgtaaacaatgtgaccaagccttcagtCGCCTCAGTTCCCTTCACTTCCatgaaagaattcatactggagaaaaaccctatgaatgtaagagatGA